Genomic DNA from Ischnura elegans unplaced genomic scaffold, ioIscEleg1.1, whole genome shotgun sequence:
caccttgtagatgtagattgcgtaGCTCTCCTTCCTCCTGCGCTTCTTCTTCTTGTCTCCCTTGGAGATGTTCTTCTGGGCCTTGCCGGCCTTCTTGGCAGCCTTTCCGCTAGTCTTGGGTGGCATGTTGGTACCAACGTTGCGTAGCAgcgagaatgaaaatttttcgctAGATTTTTATTATATGCCGTGAAGTCGGGACTCGCCGACACCGGATTGGTCGAGTAGACGGAGCAGTCGGCCAGCGGCAGGCCATAAAATGTATAAGCCACACAGACACCGTTGTAATCAACATTTCGTCGAGAGGTCTACACCGTACCGCCGAAAGCAACTCGATTCAACATGTCTGGACGCGGAAAAGGAGGCAAAGTCAAGGGAAAGTCCAAGTCCCGTTCCAGCAGGGCCGGACTTCAGTTCCCCGTGGGACGTATCCACCGTCTGCTCCGCAAGGGCAACTACGCCGAGCGCGTCGGTGCCGGTGCCCCCGTGTACCTCGCCGCCGTCATGGAGTACCTGGCCGCCGAAGTCCTGGAATTGGCAGGCAACGCTGCCCGTGACAACAAGAAGACGAGGATCATTCCCCGTCATCTTCAGCTGGCCATCCGCAACGACGAGGAGTTGAACGAGCTCCTGTCTGGCGTCACCATCGCCCAGGGTGGTGTCTTGCCCAACATCCAGGCCGTGCTTCTGCCCAAGAAGACCGAGAAGAAGGCTCGAGCGATCTCTTTCTTGGAAGAGAATTCGTTAAAATGGTGCTTTTTTATGGAAAACGATCGAAAAACGTCTTCTCGTGAGAGGTCGAAAACGCTCTTATGGGATTTACCGTGTAAAAAAGTGCACTCGGAAATCCTGGAGATATCGCAGAGATCTTCTGGAATTTATACGATTACCGCATTAGAGTCGCTCACGAACCGGAAGGAAGCGAAACAAATGAAAATCGGGCGAATTACGAGGTCGCGAGCAAAACGGGCATGCGGCAATGGGAATTCCCGGGTAAAAAATTTCACTCGGAAATACTGGAGATATCGCAGAGATCTTCTGGAATTTAAACGATTGGCGTATTAGAGTCACTCACGAACCGGATAGAAGCGAAACAGATGAGAATCGGGCGAATTAGGAGGTCACGAGCAAATCGCGGCCACGTGGGTACCCTTTTCCCATgttaaatttttgagaaatagaAAACGCAATgttaaaatttccgaaaaaaaaaattcgagatatcgCTCTGATCTTCTGGAATCGAAACGATTACTTCATTGGAATCGATCGGGGACACGTGATTGGCTAATCGGACGGTAAACGAGCGAATGGGAGCGATTCGAGCAAATCCCGCATGTTGCAATGGGTAAATTGCATGTGGGTGCGATGCGGGTTGCGTCGACTGCCCCTGCGAGGTGACGGAAATTCGGGGGGGAATTTTTTTCGACCCCCCGGTGTGAAGATGTCGGCGTTATCAGTGGCGGATATCGTGTGGGGGTTGTTCGTGGACGTCCGCGTAATTTATGCGCACTGCCATGCCACCGGGAGGGGTTTAAAAGGCGCATTTTTACGCCCAATTTCGCTCAAAACCTCCATCATCGAGTCGTGGTGATTCGTGTAATTTTCCCGTGTGGTCCACGTTCACTGGGTGGACGCGTGACGTGCGTGCGTGCTCCAGGAAAATATTCTCCGCGTCTCGGGATGCGTCGGAACGTGAAAAATCGATGGGAAAGGAACGGCGAAATTAGTGGCGGAAACCTTTGAAATTCACTCGACATTAGAAGAATGCGTTCGGTCGTCGTGAAAAAATTCAGGAAAGCGTGGAATATATTGTTCTTTACGAATGCGTaaagaaaatgggaagaaaaggTAGCGaaagtgcatcaaaaaatgaaaaacctcgaAAAGAGTCGGTGAAATTTAGTACGCGTCGACCtatgaaattcgtggaaaattagtaAATTCCATCTTATGGGCACAGAATCGAGCAGTAATGTGTATCCGTACTCGTAGTAAAAGGAAATGGAACGAGATATCCCGAAAGATTTGAGGTAACGGAGGTAAAAATAttagaaacttgaaaaaaatgtgaagaaaatgttTCGCCTTCACTTTCgaaaatcgtggaaaatatgtAGATGAGGTCTGGAGAGAACGAAATTAATGGCTGAAACGTACGATGTTGTGTTATTTGCGAAAATGGAAAAGATTCGGCGTCAGAGTGTACCGTtgaggagtaaaaaaatggaaaccatCGAAAAAAATTCGTCGCCACGTTTCGGGAGGACTTtggaaattcgtggaaaattataAGATGCAGTCGGACGTGGTCGTAATTAAGcaggaaaatgaatattaacatgcgaaacgttaattttaaaaattcgaagcgAATGCGATCATTCACGGCGCGTTAAATGGAAAAGTTGGGTGAAAAAAAGTTTGCCGAAGTGGTAGGGGCGACTTTCGAAAATTTTTTGGGCGACTGAAATACGTGATGAAGACTTGAAATTCACAGCGAAAGCACGGAATGCGATGATGTGTCGAGAACTGGAAGGATATCGGAGAGGTTCGCAATGGTGCCGGAGTAATTGGGGGAAGACGCGTGAAAAAGGTGCTTGGAGCGGTTTTTCCGAcctttgaatgatttttaaaaatataaagtatgcATGCTGGAGAGCCAGGAACGTCTCGCGACGAGCACCTGCGGTCGAGATGTTCCCTGCCTCGCGGCCCCCTGCCCTTCACCCTCTTTGGCCGCACGGAGTGTGCTGGAGTGGAAGCGGTCCGCTCCCTTGGAAcgccgaaatgaaatgcaaatggcGGGCGGAGGAAAGACACTTCACTGCCAGGTGGTCATTACCGAGGCGGTCGCGTTCCGATTTGAACGATACTGTGTCTGAGGAATGGATTATTGACGGATGTTCCGTGCTTCGCGTCGTTGGAAATATAGTACATTGTTGTAAGTGACAACATTTGTTCTCCGCATTTCACGACTATCGACCGCGGATGAGTGGACGAATCGTTCGTCATGGAGAGCGGTCACATATTTGCGCCGAGTCGCAATCCGGGATAGAATTCCCACCGAGAGACGACATTTTAAATTCCGCTCTGGgcgtccacggcgagcgactgcgaagAGCCCCCCCGCGCCATCTGTCGGCGGCAGATTGTACTCCGGCAGTGCTCGCGTCGCAGGACGAGACGCGggtaattgtttattactccgtAGCATCTTTTTATGTGTCACCGTTAGAACGCCTCGTTCCTTGTGAAAGCGTGCATTGTAAATGCGAGTGTTAGTGTGGAAGCGTGTCGAAGGAGCGTGATGAAATGCATTGGCGACGGCGATTGCAATCGAAGCGTGTTTGTCGTCCGACTCTGTTCCGTTAAATTTCGCGAAATCTTTTAGATACGTTAGCGCAGAATCGAAGAATATTCTACCAGCCGCAGGAAACTGCGAACGAACGGAGTCCGCGGTCGACAGCCGTCGTTAAAGTTGCATGGCAACGGACGGTTTAGACCGACGCCGGGTAAATATTTGAAGGAGAGGAATGATTAATGAGCGTCTCGCCTGCAGAATACAAATGAATAGTGCAATAATCGGAGCTGTAATTGATTATGAAAAACATGTCCATCGTGGCTTTCAAAGATATTTTCCCCACACACATTGTCAATCGCGGTCGGTTTGGTAATGTCTCGGTGTTGTAATTCGCTCGTTTCGGTAGAGAACTCCCTCAATCTATTCCtcggataaaatatttctttcgctgAATCTCGTGGAGATGTGAGCTTCGCGTAGCATTGCCGAAGAAATTTTTAACGAGCACCACTCGGTAGGCATGCTCTATTGGACGTGTCAGAACTCCTCCCAGCAAACATTGACGATTCAATTGTCCACGAAAAGAACCCGCGGAATCAGCAGTGAAGGAAAACTTAACGGCTTGCTTCGAACGACCAACGTCATAAAATTTCCCGTGACTTCCAATTTGCTTCACCACCATTTAATTCTGTTTCCTACTTGCCAGTCAATGCCGGGCCGAGACATCATGTTGTACGATCGTACTTTCTGTGATTCCTGATAATATCAATACTTCACATTTGATGAGTCGACGGTTCGTTCGTTATGGCAAGGATTACCGCTGCGTGGCGAATAATTATTCCGCAGTGCACTCCCACGGGCGATTATAAGTTTCCTACCGTGAGTCGCACGAGCAGTGCACTGCGGAGAGGACACCATCTAGCGGCGGAATGCGGGTAACTACTTCGTGCGGTGGCCGCCGTGAGAAGACGAAGCGAATGATTCACGTTCATCAGCGGGTTACCGAAATGACGCCGGTTCTGTCGTGGTCTTTGTGACGCTTTCGTTAATATTCATCTCTTCGAATCGATCTCAGTCGTGCCTCGTCGATTCCGTAAACCGGGCGTTTAAATGTCTTCGACAGCCCGCCGACAGTGTGCTTCGTAGGACGTTCGATGATAAACCGTTCCAATAAAACTGTCACGTCCTTCGCGGGCTTTGCGTCCTTCGAAGGAAAGGTTTCGTGCCATCGCCGTCATTAGTAGTAATCTTTCACGGCAATTGagatccgaggactcgacagTGCGTGGATTGGAATTTTTGATCTCGGTCGTAATCGATTCGCTCTCCCTCGGGGAAATGGAACTTTCAAATTTTGAGCGAGTACGCGCCCGGCGAGGCAGTCGCCGGACAGCGGAGCAGGCCCCCCCGCACCATCTGGCGGCAGCGCGTGTTACTCCTTGAGCACTCGCGATGCGATGCTCGTCCCGGGAAGGTCGAGATTAATTATTACTTTGCTGCGAGTTCGTCGGCGACCGCTGACATTACTTCGTTCGTATCGAAGTCGTCGACGAAGGGACGAATACCACGCAGTGAATTCATTTCCGTTTCCCTCGAATGCGGATGCGCGAATTCTTGGGAAACATTCGACGGGGTGACGTTCATCTTTCCGAACAGAATTTTTCTCGGCATATTCTGGGCACGCATCGCTCGTGGTCGgtgatcgaaaatattttttaatcggtcGGAGAATAAAAATTACGCCCGGTGTTTTCGGGCCCTACGTGGTTTAACTTGGGTGATCGAACGAGAACCGGTGAATCGTACGCGGTGTGGCCGTCGGCGAGCACGCGACCGAATCCTTGAAAAGTTAGTCGTCACGATCGTGGCGACTCGAGGATAGAATTTCTCCGCGAGTGCGTTCGCATTCCTTTCCGTTGGATGGTCACCGGTTTCCGACAGCGGTCCCGTGATGCAATAATCGATTCCGTCGTTTCTCGTAGTCCGTCTTTGAAAATGTGCCGTTGAAAAATGTCTGGCGTCGCATTTGCACCGTTCGAATCCCGTACGCGTTCCGACCGGACCAAGTAGTTCGCCCTCGGCGGCGTTGGTATCTGCTCGCCGCGGAGGTACGTTCGGGGGTCTCGAGCGAGGAGGGAAGGAAGCCATCTGGCGGCGGCGGAGCGATGCTCGTCGCGGAAAAATATTCGCTATGAATGGAGATTTTAATCGCGGCGGAAGCGCGGAATTGAATATTTCGCGAGGGAGTCGAgtgatgctttaaaaaattttttgcgGAGAATCCCGCTGCGCGCAAAAGTGAGGAACGCGTTTATAGTGGACGAGGAACGAGTGACGCGGGCCGCGGAGAGGAAATTCGTGGCTCGGTGACCGGGGTTGgtgagataaaaatttttttctgggaccGGTACGTTTCGCGAGGAACTTCGGAGTGTCGGGGAGACCGCGGATGTGGAGTGATGGGTCGCGAGAAAAATGCGTGACTGGGTGATCGTGGCGCGGGAAGCTCCGGCCCTCGTTTCCACCGTAAGGATCTGAGGCCGTCGGGGACGGCGA
This window encodes:
- the LOC124173528 gene encoding histone H2A-like; the encoded protein is MSGRGKGGKVKGKSKSRSSRAGLQFPVGRIHRLLRKGNYAERVGAGAPVYLAAVMEYLAAEVLELAGNAARDNKKTRIIPRHLQLAIRNDEELNELLSGVTIAQGGVLPNIQAVLLPKKTEKKARAISFLEENSLKWCFFMENDRKTSSRERSKTLLWDLPCKKVHSEILEISQRSSGIYTITALESLTNRKEAKQMKIGRITRSRAKRACGNGNSRVKNFTRKYWRYRRDLLEFKRLAY